The Stenotrophomonas sp. ZAC14D1_NAIMI4_1 DNA segment GTTCGGTTACTTGTCGCAGCCCTGCAGCTTCAGCACCTGGCCAGGGCGCAGGCTGTAGCTGGGGGCCTTCAGGCCGTTGGCGCGCGCCAGGGTCGGCACTTCGCACCGGAACTTCGCCGCGATGCGGCCCAGGGTGTCGCCCTTGCCGACCTTGTAGGTCTTGGCAGGCTTGGCCTTGGGCGCAGCCGGACGCGGCGCAGCCACCGGCGCGCTCGGTGCGGTCGGCACCGTGGTACTGGCGTTCGGGTCGGCCAGCGGCACTACGCCACCCACCGCCACGCTGCCGGTGTAGCTGGCGGCGGTCGGGCGCACGATGGCCGCGTTCAGGTCGGCGGTGATGAGGGTGCGGGCAAGGTCCGCGCGCGGGCCGCTGACACAGTTGCGCTGGTACAGGCCGGCGATGCGGGTGGTGGCATTGATCAGCGTGCCGGCCGGAATCCAGCCATCGGCTTCATAGCGCGGGTTGAGGTTGCGCAGCACGCGCATGTAGCCATCACGGGTGCCGTGGCTGCCCAGGCAGATGGTCAGCTCGTAGATGGTGGTGGACTTGGCCAAGCGCAGCGTCGCCGGCTGCGCGCTGATCTTCGGGAACTCCACGCCGTACTGCTGCGGGTGCAGGAAGATCCAGGCGGCAGCGATCACCATGGGCACGTAGTCCTTGGTCTCGCCGGGGAACTGGTTGTAGACGCTGTCGGTCCAGAAGCTCTGCCCGCCGCTCTGCTTGAACACGCGCGCGGCGCGGCCTTCGCCGCCGTTGTAGGCGGCCACCGACATTTCCACGTTGTTGTTCAGTTCGCGCAGGCGCTCGTTGAGATAGCTGGCGCTGGCTTCAGCGGCGCTGCGCGCGTCAAAGCGCGTATCGAAGCCGGTGCCGTCCGGGCCCAGCCCGAAGCGGCGGCCGGTGGCGGGCATGAACTGCATCAGGCCGGCAGCGCCAGCGCGCGAGGAGGCATGCACGCGGCCATTGGATTCCTTGGCCATGATGCCGAACAGCAGCGCTTCGGGCAGGCCGCGCTTTTCCCACTCGGGCCACATCACCGCACGCAGGTTCTGGTAGTTCTCGTAGCTGGTCAGCAGCGCCGGGCGCATGTCGGTCAGCCAGCGGCGGATGCCCGCCTGCACGGCCGGGTTGTAATCGACCATGTTGTCGAAGGCATGGCGCTTGTCGTTGAGCAGGGCCGCGGCGCGGGCCGCCTCGGGTACATCGGCGGTGAGCGGGCCGACGTGGTCCGGGTCGGCTTCCAGGCGGTCGCCGCTTTCATCGGCGGTGTCATCGCTGGCAGCCGCGTCGGCATCACGCTTGAGCAGGCGCTTGTAGGTGGCCAGCATGTTGCTCATCTGGCAGCCCTTCTGCTTCACGCATTCGCTGATGACATCTTCCATGTCCTCCAGCGCGGCGTCGGCTTCGTTGCTGCCCTTCGGGTCGGAATTGGCGACCAGCAGCAGGGCATCGCTGTAGCGTTTCTCGGCGGTGGCCATGCGCTGCTGCAGCGCCTCGGCCTTCGCCTGGTCCCGCGCCGAGACACGCTGCGCATGGGCGTCGGGCGCCAGGGATACCAGGCCGGCAAGTGCCAGCAGCGGCCAACCACGGGAAATCAGGACAGGAACGGGCATTGGTGGCACTGTGTGCGAAACAGGCAGGCAGAGTAGCGGGGCCGCCAAGGTCCGGGCAACCCGGCCGTCGGCCCGCGACCGTCGCCGGTTAACATTGGGCGCATTCACCACAAGGGCTGGACCATGGATCCGATTCTGCTGGGCAAAGGCATCACCGATGATGTGGCCGTCACCCTGCTGCCGAAACTCGGCAACCGCCATGGCCTGGTTGCCGGCGCCACCGGCACCGGCAAGACCGTGACCCTGATGACCCTGGCCGAGGGTTTCTCGCGGCTGGGCGTGCCGGTATTCCTGGCCGATGTGAAGGGCGATGTGTCCGGCCTGGCCGTGCCCGGTACCGGCGCCGATGCGCTGCTGCAGCGCGCCGCCGAGATCGGGGTGGCCGACTATGCCCCGGCCGCCAGCCCCACCGTGTTCTGGGATCTCTA contains these protein-coding regions:
- a CDS encoding transglycosylase SLT domain-containing protein, whose translation is MPVPVLISRGWPLLALAGLVSLAPDAHAQRVSARDQAKAEALQQRMATAEKRYSDALLLVANSDPKGSNEADAALEDMEDVISECVKQKGCQMSNMLATYKRLLKRDADAAASDDTADESGDRLEADPDHVGPLTADVPEAARAAALLNDKRHAFDNMVDYNPAVQAGIRRWLTDMRPALLTSYENYQNLRAVMWPEWEKRGLPEALLFGIMAKESNGRVHASSRAGAAGLMQFMPATGRRFGLGPDGTGFDTRFDARSAAEASASYLNERLRELNNNVEMSVAAYNGGEGRAARVFKQSGGQSFWTDSVYNQFPGETKDYVPMVIAAAWIFLHPQQYGVEFPKISAQPATLRLAKSTTIYELTICLGSHGTRDGYMRVLRNLNPRYEADGWIPAGTLINATTRIAGLYQRNCVSGPRADLARTLITADLNAAIVRPTAASYTGSVAVGGVVPLADPNASTTVPTAPSAPVAAPRPAAPKAKPAKTYKVGKGDTLGRIAAKFRCEVPTLARANGLKAPSYSLRPGQVLKLQGCDK